The Cannabis sativa cultivar Pink pepper isolate KNU-18-1 unplaced genomic scaffold, ASM2916894v1 Contig3, whole genome shotgun sequence genome window below encodes:
- the LOC115702945 gene encoding F-box protein SKIP22 — MKLRVRSIESKQTIRIELPNASSLLQLKDAIAQSISSTTSSSSLRLSLNRNDELFASSPHDSLHSLGIASGDLIFYSIVSETPLPNSESPVAMETRSDLDVGHDGTLGGPTPLNQEAQVSNLDTLADETDKVNEEGSNLQLDGGEDSFGAEDMEIEDESDGSVGSKFPESCFVRRMKRVLNQGLGEDGHDHKLMVVAVHSVLLESGFVGFDLVSGTPVNKFSGLENWKPSMAFSPQFHYTLPEILGKNEDSTSQVIERVCLKFQIMGRFVIVFGSLSSGGSGSGTYRLCLDEHKFVPSIGALSPDGDSERKVYEFWKIVKDKLVSPLLIDLCAKAGLPSPPCFMRLPSELQMKILELLPAAEIAKMGCVSKELQYLSSNNDLWKIKFKEEFGNEREAFDWKSAFAHERRKKKERRRVTSLLVRRRDPNPYPFVGGDYDRFPALAWPPGPHRPFFGRSGGIPPRRRNFSPNCNLGGFLG; from the coding sequence ATGAAACTTAGAGTGAGATCCATTGAATCCAAACAGACCATCAGAATCGAGCTCCCTAATGCCTCTTCTCTTCTCCAACTCAAGGACGCCATTGCTCAATCGATTTCCTCAACAACCTCTTCTTCGTCTCTCCGCCTCTCCCTCAACAGGAACGATGAGCTCTTCGCTTCTTCTCCTCACGATTCGCTCCATTCCCTAGGTATCGCATCTGGTGACCTAATTTTCTATTCTATTGTCTCTGAAACACCACTGCCTAATTCGGAGTCTCCTGTGGCAATGGAGACCCGAAGCGATCTCGATGTTGGTCACGACGGTACCCTAGGAGGTCCGACTCCCCTGAATCAGGAGGCCCAGGTGAGTAATCTCGATACTCTTGCTGATGAAACCGATAAGGTAAATGAAGAGGGTTCGAATTTGCAGTTGGATGGAGGAGAAGACAGTTTCGGGGCTGAGGATATGGAAATTGAGGACGAGTCTGACGGTAGCGTGGGGAGTAAGTTCCCAGAGTCATGTTTCGTAAGGAGGATGAAGAGAGTTTTGAACCAAGGGTTAGGGGAAGATGGTCATGACCACAAGCTAATGGTAGTGGCGGTTCATTCAGTTCTTTTAGAATCTGGTTTTGTTGGGTTCGACTTGGTTTCTGGGACGCCTGTTAATAAATTTTCTGGTCTTGAAAATTGGAAACCTTCCATGGCATTTTCACCTCAGTTTCACTATACCCTGCCTGAGATTCTGGGAAAAAATGAAGACTCTACTTCACAAGTAATTGAAAGAGTTTGTTTAAAGTTTCAGATTATGGGTcgttttgtaattgtatttggATCATTATCTAGTGGTGGTTCAGGGTCAGGAACTTACCGGTTATGTTTGGATGAACACAAATTCGTGCCGAGTATTGGGGCACTATCCCCCGATGGTGATTCTGAAAGAAAAGTTTAcgaattttggaaaattgttAAGGACAAGCTTGTATCACCCCTGTTGATTGATCTTTGCGCAAAAGCAGGGTTGCCCTCACCACCATGTTTCATGCGTCTCCCGTCTGAACTTCAGATGAAAATTTTGGAATTGCTTCCGGCTGCCGAAATCGCCAAAATGGGTTGTGTAAGCAAGGAACTGCAGTACTTGTCAAGCAACAATGATTTGTGGAAGATTAAGTTTAAGGAGGAGTTTGGAAATGAGAGAGAAGCCTTTGATTGGAAGAGTGCTTTTGCCCATGAGAGACGGAAGAAAAAAGAGAGGAGGAGAGTGACTTCCCTTTTGGTTAGGAGGAGAGATCCTAACCCTTACCCGTTCGTTGGTGGAGATTATGACCGTTTCCCGGCTCTAGCTTGGCCTCCCGGCCCTCATCGTCCTTTTTTTGGGAGATCAGGTGGAATTCCCCCCAGGCGGAGGAACTTTTCGCCGAATTGCAATTTGGGAGGATTCTTGGGCTAA
- the LOC133033108 gene encoding uncharacterized protein LOC133033108 produces MTPLKYKDTGCPTISCQLGEQDFGQAFLDLGASVNLMPYSIYLQLGLGELKPTSVVLQLADRSVKKPRGIVEDVLIQIDKFYYPVDFLILDTQSEVNLESKIPIILGRPFLATANALINCRNGLMKISFGNMTLEVNVFNIGKQPPDNDECFQSFLIDTLILEEVEAQYTSTHLNDLFKISESSESGNTKFNPEVINQLPTKRTMFWNPIFEGLPQDREIPKPSIVQARQPNLAQLPKELKHVFLGANNTFPVIISSTLNATQEQQLINVLIEQRGAIGWTLADIKGISPLIFSHHIKLEDGAKPRRDP; encoded by the coding sequence ATGACACCGCTTAAATACAAAGATACTGGTTGTCCCACCATTTCCTGTCAACTAGGGGAACAGGATTTTGGGCAAGCCTTTCTCGACTTAGGTGCAAGTGTAAATCTCATGCCTTATTCCATATACTTGCAACTAGGCCTAGGAGAACTTAAGCCCACATCTGTGGTGCTACAACTGGCCGATCGATCAGTTAAGAAACCTCGGGGAATAGTTGAAGATGTCTTGATTCAAATTGATAAATTCTATTACCCCGTGGATTTTCTCATCTTGGACACTCAATCGGAAGTCAACTTAGAGTCCAAAATTCCTATCATTCTCGGACGACCATTCCTCGCAACAGCAAATGCACTCATCAATTGTAGGAATGGTCTCATGAAAATCTCTTTTGGGAACATGACTCTAGAGGTGAATGTTTTCAACATTGGTAAACAACCACCTGATAACGATGAGTGTTTCCAATCATTTCTGATCGATACACTTATTTTAGAAGAGGTAGAAGCACAATACACTTCCACTCATCTGAACGACCTCTTCAAAATTTCTGAGAGTTCTGAGTCGGGTAATACTAAATTCAACCCTGAAGTCATCAATCAATTACCGACCAAAAGAACCATGTTTTGGAATCCAATCTTCGAGGGACTTCCTCAAGATAGAGAAATACCAAAACCATCCATTGTACAAGCTCGTCAACCAAACTTGGCTCAACTTCCAAAGGAACTTAAGCACGTCTTCTTGGGAGCAAACAACACTTTCCCTGTCATCATATCCTCCACCCTTAATGCAACTCAAGAGCAACAACTTATCAACGTGCTTATAGAGCAAAGAGGAGCAATTGGTTGGACGTTAGCTGACATTAAAGGGATTAGTCCTTTGATTTTCTCCCATCACATTAAATTGGAAGACGGGGCTAAACCACGACGAGATCCTTAA
- the LOC133033106 gene encoding uncharacterized protein LOC133033106, giving the protein MVKLMNKYKFKHSFSASYNPSSNGQAEAFNKVLCKIMKKIVTKNKREWHECLLAALWAYRTTVQIPSLRIATQLTDPDENVQVHLAELEALDEKQLAIQQKLKIYQAQLDSRNIQLVDSR; this is encoded by the exons ATGGTCAAGTTGATGAACAAGTACAAATTCAAGCATAGTTTCTCGGCTAGTTACAACCCGTCTTCAAATGGTCAAGCAGAAGCATTTAACAAAGTGCTATGCAAAATCATGAAGAAGATAGTGACAAAGAATAAAAGGGAATGGCATGAATGCCTCCTAGCAGCTTTATGGGCTTATAGAACCACG GTTCAAATACCTTCATTAAGAATTGCTACTCAATTAACAGACCCAGATGAAAATGTGCAAGTCCATCTAGCCGAGCTTGAAGCATTAGATGAAAAGCAGCTTGCTATTCAACAAAAGCTCAAAATTTACCAAGCCCAG CTGGATTCCCGAAATATTCAGCTTGTTGATTCGCGTTAG